A genomic region of Thermoplasmatales archaeon contains the following coding sequences:
- a CDS encoding lipoate--protein ligase family protein: MQAKNGILKGEFKVKNGKLIKCKIVLSKSIIEDIKFHGDFFIYPEEKIEEIEEKMKGIKYEENEIRKALYESFAGVEIIGADIEDFLKAIMDAK, encoded by the coding sequence ATGCAAGCAAAGAATGGAATTTTAAAAGGTGAGTTTAAGGTAAAAAATGGCAAATTAATCAAGTGCAAAATAGTATTAAGTAAATCAATAATTGAAGATATAAAATTTCATGGAGATTTTTTTATTTATCCAGAAGAAAAGATTGAAGAAATTGAAGAGAAAATGAAAGGAATAAAATATGAAGAAAATGAAATAAGAAAAGCATTATATGAAAGTTTTGCTGGAGTAGAAATCATAGGAGCGGATATAGAGGATTTTTTAAAAGCAATAATGGATGCAAAATAA